The genomic DNA GCTCCTTTGCTGAACACCGGCACTGCTCCTATGCCAGCTGGAGGACCGCAATTTGCCTTGGTTACCCCGTTTCAGTGCTTTTCTACGCGAGCTCCAGCTGCTGCTCCCAAGCGCGGCTTTGGCAATGCTTTCTGTGGCCACCTCTCGTGCCTTCATTGGATTAATCGGCTGCTTGTTCAGGAATGCTAGTTTCGGGAGAAGACTGCAGAGCGCCTTGCGCAGATGCTCGTCGCTGACATTTTTCTGGATTGGGTTCCCCAACAGATTCAGAGCTTGCAGGGAGTTGTAGTTGGCCATAAGCTGGTCTATTGCTTTTGTAGTAGTTATCTTGTTGAAGCTCAAATCTAGAGCAGTGACCTTCAAAAGTCTATGCAACCCCTCAACTTGACTAATCTTGTTCCCGGCAAGGTAAAGCTCCTTAACAAGTGTACACTTTGACAATCCTAATTGTTTAAGACAGTCAAGTCACTTAAAGGGGATTTGATCTGAACGTTTTATTCGGGAAATCAATCCAAGTTCAAAGGCTACAAAGGAACTTACCATGCCCAATTCGAGCAATGCGGTTGTAGCTAAGATCTAGGACACGCAACCGGGTTAATTCTCTGAAGCCTTCGATTGTGCTGATCCTGTTTCTGGACATATTAAGAGTGTGGAGACCTTTTGGCAGATGGCCAGGAGTAACGTGAACTGCATATCAAAAACAACAATTCAGCAATCTAGTTACATCTGTACTGATACTTGTCACAGTTACTAATTTGGTTACTCACATATAGAGTTGCCCGATAAGGTGATTGATCTAAGAGTGGTGAAGCCTGAAAGATTTGGGATGACTTTTAATCCGATCCCTGCAAATTGAGCCACTGTTGACTGGATAATGCCATTGGTGTGCAAAATCTTCTCAGAAAGGGTCAGATTCGGATGCTGAGTCAAGTGAGACGTGCTTCTTGAAGGCGACCCACCAGTGCCCGGGGATGGTGGGAAGACAATTCCATCGTTAGTATCATCAGTTTCATCAACCAGAAGTGGAGGTTGGTTTGCGAGTTCTTTTACCCACTTATCCACTCTTGTTATCGGTGATTCTGACTGGTTCTGGGGATGGAAACCACTGAAGCTCTGGTTGCCATTATCATTATTGTCGCTGTTTTTCATCGATTCACCAATAAATGATCTGGGTGATTCGAACACTCTATTTGGTTCCAAGTACACTGAGCAGTCTCCACCTGGCTGGCTGAAATCAGGCTTCATTGGAACCAtctgtgattttgaactctgtGGCGTTTGCATATTTCTGAGAAACAATCTCCACCACAATCTTCTACTCCTGGTGGGAAGTACTTGGCTAGAATAATGCTTCTTCAACATAACTTTGTCAGCACTAGAATGAGACATTACAGAGCTTGGATTGCCAATATTTTGAGGAAGCACATTTTCCCCCAATCTCTCGGATAATCTTTGCAGCTCTTTGAAAGACTCAGACTCGAAATGGGGCAGCCAATCAGCCATCTTCTTGAGCAAGCCCCCTGTTTCCAAATCAGAACAGGAGCGCTTAAGCTTTGGTGCTGATGCTTCTTCAATACCTCTCTCTTCCTTATTCTCAATGACATCCCCAATTTGCTCACCAAAGGAATCATTAAGTTCCATCTTCTTGTTTCTTAATtgattcttctctttcttcgaGTTGTCCCTCTTCATCGACAAGTTCTCTTCGCCCTCATCTTCGACATGACTCTCATGGTTCATTACCTTAACCTTGCTCCTAGAATTACCCGAGGAATGAAACGATAATGGTAGACCAAAAGAAGCTGATTCCTTCCCATCAGTTTTGGAGGACTTCACTAGCCTTTCTAGTCTAATTTGCAAGTTCTTAACAATCTTCTTGTTATAATTATCAGTCTTCGAGGATGATTCATGGCCCTATAAACAAGCAAGGTTTGGAAATTAACACACAACAATTGTCGAACATAACTACTATAAACAGAACAAATGGTTCTCaccttgcctttcttcttcctctcaaccAGGGCAGAGAAGCAATTGAATTTCGACATTTTAGGCATACGGGTTTCTAGAATTTCTCTACAGAACAAAACTAGAGCGTTGAAACTACACTACCAAAGAGAGATTTCTTGGAAAGATGAGTTCACATTGGATTAAAAATTAGCCATAATCAGTGGGAAGTTGCCAAGCCAAGCAACGAGATTTCACTGGACGGTCGGCCAGAGTGACTCTCTCCTCAAGCTTCAACAAGAATTTCCCTGGAAAATCATGAGAGTCAATAAAGAACAAAAGGGCACAACGGAAACCCATGTTGAAAGTGCAAAACCAGAAGCGAAAGCATACCCAGATTGAAAGATAAACGCAGTGGCAGACTGCAGAAAGAGCTAGAAGCCAGAACCGTGCATGAAAGAGATGTGGCAGTGTTTGgggcgagagagaaagaaagccAGGAGGAGGCTAGAAATTGCAATAAGGCAAGTAAAagaaggctatatatatatatatatataaatacacgcAGAGACACATTATTACCATGTAGCAAGTGAAATAGAGTCCAAGGTTGGGCACCCTATATTAAGATATTAAGACCTCATAATATACTAGATAGATTTTGAGTTGAGATCCTTTTTCTCGAGGAAGGTATTGTCATGTCTTCAACTTTAACATTGATTGATATCTTAGTTGGGACAAGAAGGTGTGATaaggtgggggtgggggtgtgCCATGGCCCTTGCCTTGTCTTGTCTTGCTGGTGGTATAACAACCAAAAAGGGGTACGGATCTTGTTTGTTTCTGTTCTATtgcatcatatttaattaatggtTTTGGGGCTCCATCAACTTTTGTGGTTGTGCCAAATTGTCTTCAATGTTTATCTTAGTTGCTACTAGGCATATATTAGGCAAGTTGCAAggaatttgatttaaattatttcaatgtCAGCTTACGTTTTAAAGGTGGCAGGCAGCATGCTGATATTctcaaaaaatctaaatatcAAAGCACaaatttgttttgtgttttgagggAGGTGAAAGCACACACAGTCCTAACATATTTTTCTTCCTTGCCAAACAAATAACATGAGGGTGGTCAGTTCAGTGGTCTTGTCAAACAAAAGTATTATATTTGGCTTTTGCTAATTATCTATTCtataatataaacaaaattactttattattttgttaatgctGTGAATAAGatttaaacttaattatttaattttaccaCTCCATCCAAACATATTATTACTATTTAAATTTTAccttaaaaagttaaaaagttaggaggaggaggaggagggcaTAGACGTAGACGCTGACGCTGACGCTGAATCCAAATACAAGGTAGGAGAGTGAGAACCAACCGTTGGAGAGAGGGTTGGATTTTGGGTGGGGCTGGGGCTGGGGCTGGGACTTGATCAATCAATGATCAGAGCAAATCCATCGTAAAACAGAACGGGAAATCCAAACCCCAGGACGATAATCCTCTGTTCTATCGTCCACCCGGGCTGGCCCCCAACCATAATCATTTCCTCCGCGCTAAAATGCGCCCTCCACCTCACCGTCGCCCCTCTTCCCTCCTGTTTCATTAGGGTTTCCCTTCTCCGAGCTCCCGATCGAGCCTCTTCGCGTCTCTCTGCGGGTCTTCGTCGTCGTTTCCCTTGATTCATCATCGAATTATGGCCGGTAGGGTTTGGGAGGCGGCGTTGGTTCTCTTGGCGCTGCTCGGGAGCCCAACCTTCGGTGAATCCGTTCGGGTTCCTCCTTCGCCTCCCGTGTGTCCTGCGAGCTCGGTTACGGACTCGGTTTTAAGGATGCGAGACTCAACCTGCCCGAGAGACTGGGATCAATCTGTCCGCTCTATTGGTGTTACGGAGGTATCCGAATCCAACAAACTGAATTTTTCGTCTACTTTTTCTGTTTTTGGACATGGTTGTGCTTGTGTGTCAATTGGATGTCGTGCCTCTGTTCGATTACGTTTGTTTACGGGAAAGGTTGGGTTTTTCCCTGATAGTTTATCGTTTGAAATTTCGAGGTTATGTTTTTTAAGTATTTCTGAATTTCTGAGTTCATATCgcaaatgattaatttttataattttatcatggAAATATGGGCTTGACTAAGATTGTTACTTGGTTAGATAGTTCGGGTAAAGGACGTCTGGAGATATTAACAATCGGTGTTATCTACTTTGAAAGGACATTTGAGGAATTCAAGatgcaattttaaattctaggatTGTTATCACCTGATCTCTTGGAGGGAAGAATGTTTTCCGGAAACTTGAGTTTAGCCCAGCCACTGGAACATTTCCAGGGAAAAGTTGTATAACCTCTTATTTTGAGAGTGAATTAGTAAAGTCTATGGGAAGATAATGTCATTATATGCAAACTTCCAATGTTGACCAGTAGATACTTTCCATTCAAAAGGTTGTCAATCAGTAGACTTATTTTGCTGgtaaattgaaataaaactacatatattttttttcttttttagtgcaGCTTACTTGAATACCCAAACTCTGATTTGTGGTGGCCAGATGGTCCTTTGTCATTTTACTTTATCTATAGCTATTTCCCATTTCATCTCTTTGTCATTTTCGAGCACCTTCATACTACTCATATCATCTCCTATCATTGGCTTCATCCAATATCTCCTTTCTAATGTACTGAATATGGTGCTACCATGTTTCAAATGCATTTGTTTATAccattatcatttattttcacACGCATTAGTTTTGATTTCGTAGTCAAGTTATTTTCATTCTTAACTTTTTTCTCCCCTCATTTGATAGGATATATAAACCACTCAGCTGATGTTATAGCGCTGCCTTATTTATTTCTTGAGCAACTTCCCCTTTAGTCTACATCTAAACCTAAATATGTTGTCATCAGTACTCTTTTGCTGTGGCTACAACACAGTCTTGTTATAATGACAAAATTCCTATAACTCTATTGTAGTATTGGTTTTAAGTTCTGAAGAACTTTGATGACCAAACATCATATGTGACTAGCCTGTTCCTAGATGTGTACATGAGTAGCCTTTTTTGAGTCTGAAATTTCAAGTTATCCCAGTCTTCCGCCTCACTTAATCAAACACTCAGCCCTCAAGATAATTGGAAATACCCCACacatgaaagaaaagaaaaaacagaatatgaaagcaacaaaatagaagaacacacacacacaagaagaCACggaatttatcctggttcagttcCCTTGtggaaacctacatccagattgCCTTAGGCctcttctccactatcttgaatcatGAGAACGATTACATTTACTGAAAAACTCTCTCTCACTGCCCTATACCCAGGCTATATATAGATTACAACAGATTACAGAGCACTTAATAGCTTTCCTTTCACATAGCATATACTCTCACAGATTTCCCCAACATAgaaataaaaaaccaaaattgaGAACTAATTGGCTTCtgaccccttatttatagaacataaggGCGGACCAAACAAGATCTAATGAACCAACAACCTTGGCTGTTATAACTAACCAACAGTAAGACTAACTAAATGAACTATCGAATACATCCTTGACATAACTACCCACCTGAGACTCTcaactaatctaatacaaatgattttaacaaattctTCACCCATTTGAGTTAGATTAGGCTTCCTCAGGACTGCTACTTGCACCCTTACTTACTGCCATGCTACTCCTTTTTGATCATCATCTGGAATAACTTGCAGTATCTTTATGCAATGCCTTAGCTCCGTGATTGGTACAACTTTAGTAAACATGCCAGTCGCATTCTCTTCACCTGAAATTTTGGTTAGAATAACAtcttgtttttcaattatttcccTAATGAAGTGGTGTCTAACATCTATATGCTTAGTCCTTTCATGATGTGCCTGTTTTTTAGACAAGtgaatggcactttgactatcacacatcaaagttgCCTTGATATCTATCCCTAGGAGCTCACTAACTAGACCCTTAGGCCACATAGCTGCCTTAATAACTTTTGATATAGCTATGTATTTAGCTTCGGTGGTAGATAATGCTACCACATGTTGTAGACTAGAATTCCAACTAATTATAGAGTTCCATAGCTTAAACATATACCTTGATGTGGATCTCCTTTTACCTAAATTGGCAGCATAATCTGAGAACCCTATGATTCTAGCTTGATCTCCTATATTGGCTCCACCATAAGACAAAACATTCTTAGATGATCCCTTTAGGTGTCTAAATACCCACTTAACTGCATTTTAGTGGGATTTTCCTAGATTTGCCATAAACTAACTTACTACACTTATTACATGAGCTAAGTCGGGTCGAGTGCATACCATACTATACATTAAACTTCCCACAACACTTGAGTATggaatattttccatttccttcctaCTTTCCTCATCCTTTGGGGATTGTTCCAAGGAAAACTTAAAATGAGAGGCAAATGACACACTTGCTACCTTAGCATTTTCCATTCCAAACCTAGATAACAACTTTTCTAGATAGGATTTTTGAGATAGGTAAATTTTCCTTTGTTGTTTACTTCTAGAGATTTCTATCCCTAgaattttctttgcttcacCTAAGTTCCTTCATCTCATATTCTGATTTCAGTCTCAGCTTTAGTTGCTGAATCTCTTGCTCGGATTGACTTGCtatgagcatgtcatccacatagagaAGCAAGTAAATTGATATGTTAGGTGAGAT from Diospyros lotus cultivar Yz01 chromosome 4, ASM1463336v1, whole genome shotgun sequence includes the following:
- the LOC127799568 gene encoding uncharacterized protein LOC127799568; the protein is MPKMSKFNCFSALVERKKKGKGHESSSKTDNYNKKIVKNLQIRLERLVKSSKTDGKESASFGLPLSFHSSGNSRSKVKVMNHESHVEDEGEENLSMKRDNSKKEKNQLRNKKMELNDSFGEQIGDVIENKEERGIEEASAPKLKRSCSDLETGGLLKKMADWLPHFESESFKELQRLSERLGENVLPQNIGNPSSVMSHSSADKVMLKKHYSSQVLPTRSRRLWWRLFLRNMQTPQSSKSQMVPMKPDFSQPGGDCSVYLEPNRVFESPRSFIGESMKNSDNNDNGNQSFSGFHPQNQSESPITRVDKWVKELANQPPLLVDETDDTNDGIVFPPSPGTGGSPSRSTSHLTQHPNLTLSEKILHTNGIIQSTVAQFAGIGLKVIPNLSGFTTLRSITLSGNSIFHVTPGHLPKGLHTLNMSRNRISTIEGFRELTRLRVLDLSYNRIARIGHGLSKCTLVKELYLAGNKISQVEGLHRLLKVTALDLSFNKITTTKAIDQLMANYNSLQALNLLGNPIQKNVSDEHLRKALCSLLPKLAFLNKQPINPMKAREVATESIAKAALGSSSWSSRRKALKRGNQGKLRSSSWHRSSAGVQQRSRHANKTQTHHQSGLRMK